In the Thermoanaerobacterales bacterium genome, CGCTTGTTCCGGCCCGGAATACCAGAAACATCGCCGCCAGGCTGATCACCAGGATAATCCCTTCGGTGATGATCTTAGCCATGGTCGCCCCCTCGCCTTCGAGGTAAAGTGCGGGCAGGAGATGGCTGTAATAGGCGATAAAGAGCGTGAGGCCCATCCCGAAGAACCAGGTGCCGGCCACGACGCCCAGGATGGGAAGACGGCGGGAATATTCGCGTTTCATCAGGGCGTAGGCAAACAACCCCAGGGCTTCGACGAAGCGGGCCAGGGCACAAAACGCAAAGGCCTTTTGGATGGAGTTGGGCGTGATGAACTTGGCCATTCCGGGATAGGACAGCGTATGGGCGAAGTACAGCAGGCCCACGATCAGAAAGGTCATCGAGAGGGTCAGGTCCTGGAGGTGATTGGTCTGTTCGTAATGGTAGAGAGCCACAATGAAAACGCACATGCTGACCACAACCGTGGTCATCTCGATGACACTGTGAAACTCCAGGAAACTCGCACGGCTGAGGGAGGAGTTGAAGCGCCAGGCCAGGACCAGCAGGCCGATCGACATCACGGCCCCGAACCCGTGAATAATTATCCTTTGAATATTGTGCGTCAGCACTACCTGGCGCGGGACGGTGGCAGCGTCCAACTCTCCCGGCACCCCCTTCCCCTCTCAACGCCCCAGGCGTCAGCGGCTCCGCCGGTAACCCCTAGTCAAGCTGGGCTACGCCCGGCAGGTTCGCGACATCATCCGGCGGGCATTCAAAGGCCTTTGGCCCGGGAGGTTTCTGCCGCAGGTTTTCAAACCCTATTTTCGCTTTGATCATGTCGACACGCGTGGCCAGGTCGCCCCGGACGATGGTGTATGGGACGTGCATAAGGTCAAGAAGGGCCTGGATACGCCGGTCAATGGAACTGGCAGCGTCCTCGTCCTGGTAGCGTATCCCGTCCGGTTCAAGCTCGAATTCCCGGGGGATGAAAAAGATCTCGTAACCCGAAAGGTCCTTCATCGCCCAGCTGTAAAGCTGGGTCAGGGCATGGATCTCCTTCGGGTTGTTCAGGTCGCAACTTAAGAGCCCGTAGACATAACACAGGATCGTGGCGTTATCGCAAAAAATCAGGTCACAATACCGCAGGTCTTCTTCCCTGCGTTTTTGCCCTTCATAGAGCAGGAACTGTTCAAAGATGCTTGTCGGCACGCCGTAACGGGCAATGTAAGTCCGCACGTACTCAAGGCAGAGCCCGGTCTTGTAGCCGGCCATGCTATAGTCGACGTCCAGTTGCTTACAGAGCGTTGTTTTGCCCGTGCCGGGACCCCCAAGAACGGCAATTTTACGCGCCCGCTGGGCCATAGGGCTTAATCTCTCCTCTCCTGCGACTTTAGACAATGAATTCAACAGCCCGGGACGGAATACCTGCCTGGTCAATACGAACGGATCTCGCTCAAAAGAAAGTGGCGGGTTATCTCCTTCCCCGCCACCCTGTATAGAGGACGCTTCACAAATATGCTTGCTACCCCTCCTCATTAGTACCTATATCTACCAGGAGACACTGTCCCTTTTCATCATAACGCGCGGGAAACTTACCCAAAACATCAATATTAAAATGCTTGAAAAAAGCGCGTCCACTGATTTTCTTCTTTTCAATGGGAAAGCCCTTTTTGGCCGCCCGCAGCCGGATGAGTTGCAGTTCGGGGTCATAAGCCACTTCGACAGTGTCGCTATTGAGTTTGTCGAGAGCCATCTTGTTTAGTTTTATTGCACCCCTAGAAAGGGTAACAATAGGTTGCCGACGACGGATAAGCTTAAGCTCTTGCTCGGGATGAAATACAATAAAAGCCAAAACCCACTCCTCCTCCCTATACTATGTAAAGTTCCCAGAATCATCTTAAAGGTTT is a window encoding:
- a CDS encoding MASE3 domain-containing protein gives rise to the protein MPGELDAATVPRQVVLTHNIQRIIIHGFGAVMSIGLLVLAWRFNSSLSRASFLEFHSVIEMTTVVVSMCVFIVALYHYEQTNHLQDLTLSMTFLIVGLLYFAHTLSYPGMAKFITPNSIQKAFAFCALARFVEALGLFAYALMKREYSRRLPILGVVAGTWFFGMGLTLFIAYYSHLLPALYLEGEGATMAKIITEGIILVISLAAMFLVFRAGTS
- a CDS encoding ATP-binding protein, producing MAQRARKIAVLGGPGTGKTTLCKQLDVDYSMAGYKTGLCLEYVRTYIARYGVPTSIFEQFLLYEGQKRREEDLRYCDLIFCDNATILCYVYGLLSCDLNNPKEIHALTQLYSWAMKDLSGYEIFFIPREFELEPDGIRYQDEDAASSIDRRIQALLDLMHVPYTIVRGDLATRVDMIKAKIGFENLRQKPPGPKAFECPPDDVANLPGVAQLD